The genome window AACCTCGCGGCGGAGAAGGAGGCGGAGGGCGCCGACATCGTCGACCTCTCGGTCGGCGAGCCCGACTTCGACACCCCGGCGAACGTCGTCGAGGCCGGCAAGGAGGCCCTCGACGCGGGCCACACGGGATACACCTCCTCGAACGGGGTCCCCGAGCTCAAGGAGGCCATCGCGGCGAAGCTCCGCGGGAACGGCGTCGACGCCGACGCCGACGAGGTGATCGTCACCCCCGGCGGCAAGCAGGCGCTGTACGAGACGTTCCAGACGCTGATCAGCGAGGACGACGAGGTCGTCCTGCTGGACCCGGCGTGGGTCTCCTACGAGGCGATGGCGAAGCTCGCCGGCGGCGACCTCTCTCGCGTCGACCTCGCGCCGCACGGCTTCCAGCTGGAGCCCGCGCTCGACGAGCTCGCCGAGACGATCTCCGACGACACCGCGCTCCTCGTCGTCAACTCCCCGTCGAACCCGACGGGCGCGGTGTTCTCGGATGCCGCGCTGGAGGGCGTCCGCGACCTCGCGGTCGAACACGACGTCGCCGTCATCTCCGACGAGATCTACGAGCGCATCACGTACGGCGTCGAGCCGACCTCGCTCGCGAGCCTCGACGGGATGGCCGACCGCACCGTCACGGTCAACGGCTTCTCGAAGGCGTACTCGATGACCGGCTGGCGGCTGGGCTACCTCCACGCCACCGACGAGTTCGTCGGCGAGGCGGGCAAGCTCCACTCCCACTCCGTCTCCTGCGCGACGAACTTCGTCCAGCGCGCGGGGATCGAGGCGCTCGAAAACACCGAGGAGTCGGTCGAGGAGATGCGTGCGGCGTTCGAGTCCCGCCGCGACCTCCTCGTCGACCTGTTCGACGAGCACGGCGTCGACGTCGACGTCGGCGACGGCGCCTTCTACATGATGATCCCGGTCGATTCGGACGACCAGGCGTGGTGCGAGCGCGCAATCGAGGAGGCGTCGGTCGCCTGCGTCCCCGGCAGCGCGTTCAACGCCGACGGCTACGCGCGGATCTCCTACGCCGCGAGCGAGGAGCGCCTGCGCGAGGCGGTCGACCGGCTCGTCGCGAACGACCTGCTTTGACATCCTCCCACGACTGAAGCCGTGGGATTCCTCTCGCGGGATATTGACTATGCCATCTCCCCGGAGGCAATTTTCCCGTCTCTGTCGACGGTACTCCGGTCTGTGCGCGCTTCTTTGGGACTGTCGTGAGGGTGTGGTGTCCCCGACCAGTCGTGGTCGTCCCACTCGAATCGCACGGGCCGTGCCATCGGCCTGACTTCTTGCTCCGTCTGCCGCTCGAGGAACGTCTTTGACGCCGTGAGATCCGCGTGTCCCTCGAACCCGCACGGACACGTCAGCGTCTCCTGATGTCGTGTGGTTCGCTCCGTCGACCCACACTGCGGGCACTCCTGACTCGTCCACGCTTCCGACCGCATCTCCACCGAGATCCCGTACTCTTCGGCGGTACAAGCAAGTCGGTCCACGAATTTCCTGAACGCCCAGAAATTGTGCGTCTTAGCGTTCGCCTCGACCGACCAGTGCGTCTCTAGCACGCTGGTCAGGTCACCGATATACACTGTGTCGACACCCTCGGCGTACAGCCGTTCGATCACGTTGCGACACAGCGCTGCTTGCGCGTGATCGCGGCGCCGAGTGCGTTTGCGATACAGCCGACGGATGCGCTTGCTGCTGTGTCGACCTGCTTCGAGTTTAGCCTGTAACCGGGCGATTTCTTGTGTCGTCTCGCGGAAGCGAGCGAATAGGTCGCGACCCTCGTAGAGATACTGTTCGCCGGTCGTCGTGGTACAGGCGACGAGATTGTTCGCACCGATATCCAGAGCGGCCGTTTCACCAGCCAGTGGAGTCGCCCGTGTCTCGTCAGAAACAGTCACGGGCTGCGAAGCTCGGAAGGTGTTGTCGGTCTCGTCATACCACAGGTCCAACCGGCCCTGTTTCTCGTAGTAGGGCCAATTGGGGTCGCCAGCGATCTCGAGCCGAAAACGGCCGGTGTGGTCGTATCTGTCTTTCAATTCGCTCCCAACCAGTATCTCCAGTCGGGAGCGCTCGCCCCATTCGGCGGTGTACGACGTGTTGCGAATGACGGTCTTGAGTTGACGACCGTCGTCCTCGTTGCCACGGAATCCCGGCGGTTCGGGGTGGCTCGTGACGGAGGTGTTCGAGGCGTCGTGGTACTGCTCTTTCAGACGGAAAAACGCTCGCCACGCTTCGCTGTTCGTCCGGATTACCTGTTGGGCGGTGGACGCACCGAGAACGCCTTTGTACTTGCCCTCAAGGTGGCCCGTATCGGCGCCCCACACGTCGCCTTCGAACCCCTCTTCGTCGTTGTACCGCATGAGGCGCTGATAATTGACTTCGTTCCAGAGAGCAGCGGAAGCGTCCAACAGGTCTCGCAGCAGCCGCTCTCCGTCCTCGGAAAGCGGACGTACTGCGAACGTGTTGGTACGCTTCACGACGGTAAGTTATTATACTTTTAGTCTTAAAGTCTTTTTGTCATGCGTCCAAACATAGATATTTCACACACGCTTGGTGGGCGGATCAAAGACTACGCGGAAGCGAACGAAATGGGACTCTCAGAGGCATACACCGAAGTGCTAGAGGCAGGATTGGATGAATTGGAGAGTTGAATATCCAGCAATAGCGTAGTTCGCACGTGCTACAGTAATTGTCGGATTCGCCCCACGACTAAAGCTGTGGGCTCTCTCCTTGCCTACCCGTAGGCGGACTCCCCGACGGTTTTTGTCCTCGCGCCCCGCACCACCCCTGTGAGCGACTCCGACGAATCCCCGATCACCGACGCGGAGCGGGAGGCCCTCCTCGACCGCGTGAACAGCCAGGGCGCGACGATCGGTGCGAGCGTCCCCGACGAGGTTGAGATCCACGGCGAGGCGGTCGACCTCTCCGCGTTCATCGTCGAGACCCGGAAGGTCGACACCGTTCCGCCCGCGCTCGACCGGAAGGTAACGGCGGCGCGCGACGCCCTCCGGAGCGAGCGGGAGCGCCGCGTCGAACGGCTGGAGGCCGAACCGATCGACCCGGAAACGGCGGAGACCCTCGCCGAGGAGGTGATCGGCATCGACCGCGCGCTCAACGCCTTAGAGGGGATCCGGCACCCGGGGTTCGCCGACGAACACCACGCCGACACGCTGGCGGGCCACGAGCGCTGGCTCGCGTTCGTCGACCAGGTGCGGTGACGGTCCCCCGGGACGCCACCGCTCGTCCGCCGGGACGATACCGCTCCCTCGTCGGCCCCCTTCCGAAACCCTTACTCGCCGCCCGCGTGGTACGTTCGGGTATGAGCGACACCGCAGCGTCGGACGACGGCGAGGACGAGCCCGCCGTCGACGCCGAGGAGGTCAGACACGTCGCCGACCTCGCGCGGGTGCGGCTCGCCGACGACGAGGTCGACGAGTTCGCGGCGCAGTTCGGCGACATCTTGGAGTACTTCGAGGCGCTCGACGAGGTCCCCGAGACCGAGCGCGAGGAGGAACTGGTCAACGTGATGCGCCCGGACGAGATCGAGGCGGGGCTCTCGCAGGAGGAGGCGCTCGCGAACGCCGAGGAGACCGAGGACGGCTTCTTCGTCGGGCCGAAGGTGTCGTAGATGGCGGCCGACCTCAACGCCTTCGTGACGGAGGAGCGGATCGAGGGCGCCGACGACGCCGACGGCCCCCTCGCGGACGCGACCGTCGCGGTGAAGGACAACATCTCCACCGAGGGGATCCGGACGACCTGCGGCTCGGAGATGCTGGCCGACTACGTCCCGCCCTACTCCGCGACCGTCGTCGACCGGCTGACGGAGGCGGGCGCGACCGTCGTCGGGAAGACGAACATGGACGAGTTCGGGATGGGGACGACGACGGAGACCTCCGCGTTCGGTCCCACCAGAAATCCGGTCGACACCGACCGCGTCCCGGGCGGCTCCTCCGGGGGCTCCGCGGCCGCGGTCGCGGCGGGCGAGGCCGACGTGGCGCTCGGCTCCGACACGGGCGGCTCGGTGCGCTGTCCGGCCGCGTTCTGCGGCGTCGTCGGGATCAAGCCGACCTACGGGCTCGTCTCCCGGTACGGGCTCATCGCCTACGCGAACTCATTAGAGCAGATCGGGCCGATCGCGGGCACCGTCGAGGAGGCGGCCGCCGCGCTCGACGTCATCGCCGGCGACGACCCGAACGACGGGACGACGCGCGACCTCGCGGACGTGGAGGGCGCCGACCCCGACGCGAGCTACGCCGCGGCCGCCGACGGCGACGTCGAGGGGATGACGATAGGCGTCCCCGCGGAGCTGTTCGAGGGCGCCGACGAGCGCGTCGTCGAGACGGTCGAGGCCGCGATCGACGACCTCGAAGCGCGGGGCGCCGAGACGACCGAAATCTCGCTCCCCTCCGTCGAGCACGCGGTCCAGGCGTACTACGTGATCGCGATGGCGGAGGCCTCCTCGAACCTCGCGCGCTTCGACGGCGTGCGGTACGGGAACCGCGCCGAGTCGGACGGCAACTGGAACGAGTCGTTCGCGGAGACCCGCGAGGAGGGGTTCGGCGCGGAGGTCAAGCGTCGGATCCTGCTCGGCACGTACGCCCTCTCGGCCGGCTACCACGACAAGTACTACGAGAAGGCCCAGGACGCCCGCGCGTGGGTTCGACAGGACTTCGAGGACGCGTTCGACGACGTCGACGTGATCGCGTCGCCGACGATGCCGGTCCTCCCCTTCGAGCTCGGCGAGAGCCTCGACGACCCGCTGCGGATGTACCTCGCGGACGCGAACACGACCCCCGTCAACCTCGCGAACCTCCCAGCGGTCTCGGTGCCCGCCGGCGAGGCCGACGGGCTCCCGGTCGGGCTCCAGCTCGTCGGGCCGAAGTTCGGCGAGGAGACGATCGTTCGCGCCGCGAGCGCGGTCGAGGGCCGATGAGCCTCACCGAGGAGGAACGCGGGCGGCTCGCGGACGTGGTCCGCCTCCAGCCGACGAAGAACGGCGAGCTCCGGGACGCCTGGGAGATGGAGAGCGGCAGCGAGGTCCACGGCTACCTGGAGGAGCACCTGAAGGAGTACTACTACCGCGACGACGACAGCCTGATCCGCGCGACGGCGGAGGCGAACGACCTCGTCGACGTCGAGCCCGGGATCGAGCCCGATGCGGTCGCGCGCGGCGCCGTCCCGGAGACGATCCGCGTCCCGGAGCTGGAGTCGCGGGTCGTGGACGTGCTCGCCGGGCCGGACGAGCGCTCGCAGTCGGTCGTCAGCGTGCTCAACGCCCTCCGCGAGGCGTTCGACGCCGACCCCGAGGTGGACGCGGTGCGGCGCGCGCTCCGCAGCCTCGAACGCAAGAACGTCGTCGAGGTCGTCTACCGCACCGTGCCGACGTTCCGGCTGGCGGTCGAGCGCGACGAGATAACGGTCGAAATCGAGGAGTAGACCCCGCCACGCGGTGGGGTCTGCGACACTTCCGTCCGCCGACACGATTTTGTACCGCGACGGAGACCGTTACCCCGATGGCCGACGACGAGACCCTCCGCGAGCGCTTCCGCCGCAACGCGAGCGGCATCGCCGCCATGGTGGTGACCGGGACGTGGCTGGCGGCGCTGCTCCTCAACGCTGAGTGGTGGCTCCCGTTCATGCTGTTCGGGTACATCGTGATCGTCCCGATCGTCTCGATGCTGTTCGACGAGGAGGAGTCCGAGTCGGTGTACGTCGAGTCCGACTCCGGGTCGGTCCGGGTCGAGCGGGGAGAGGCGGCGGAGCGCGACGAGGCGACCGGCGACACCACGGACGCCTTAGAGCGGCTGCGGACCCGGTACGCGAACGGCGACCTCACGGACGAGCAGTTCGAGCGCAAGCTTGACCGGCTGCTGGAGACCGAGACGCCGGAGGACGCCGCGGAGTGGGCCGAGCGCAACCGGTCCGCAGACCGGGAGCGCGACGCCGAGCGCGAGCGGTGACGCGAGGACCGGGTCGCGGCGATCGGGACCGTGGCGGTCTCCCGCCGGCGCGGCCGAACCTCAAGCTTCAATGCCCGCGGCCGACTCGTCCGCGTATGAGCGACCAGGAACTGCGGAAGGAGGCGCACGACCTCGACGTCACCGTCTGGGTCGGGAAGAAGGGCGTCGACGCGGTCGTCGACGAAACGTCCGACCAGCTCGACGACGCCAAGCTCGTGAAGGTGAAGTTCCTCCGAGCGGCCCGCGGCGGGACCACGACCGACGAGCTCGCGGAGGAACTCGCCGACGCGGTCGGCGCCGACCTGATCGAGACCCGCGGGAACACGGCGGTGCTCCACTGATGGGCGCTTCCGCGGGACCGCTCGGCCCCCTCGCGATCGCGGGGACGCTGGAGCCGTACCTCGGGCCGGCGACCGGTATCGTCGTCGACGCCGCGATCTTCCTCGCCGTCGTCGTCGCGACGTACGTCCTCTACAAGGCGGTCGTCGCCCCGCTCGCGCAGCGGGTGTTCGACAGGCAGGGGCTCGACGAACACGCGCGGCGGCCGCTCCAGAAGATCGTGGCGTTCCTCGTGTTGTTCGCGGGCGTCACGGTCGCGTTCGGCGCGGCGGGCTACCAGGGGTTCCTGCGCTCGCTGGCGACGATCGCGGCCGCGGCGACGCTCGCGATCGGCTTCGCCTTACAGGACGTGATCAAGAACTTCGTCGCGGGCGTGTTCATTTATACGGACAAGCCGTTCCGCATCGGCGACTGGATCGAGTGGAACGGGAACTCGGGGGTCGTCGAGGACATCTCTTTCCGGGTCACCCGCGTCCGCACGTTCGACAACGAGCTGCTCACGGTGCCGAACCACGCCCTGACGAGCGACGTGGTGAAGAACCCGGTCGCGAAGAAGACGCTCCGGCTGAAGTTCGTCTTCGGGATCGACTACGAGGACGACGTCGAGAAGGCGACGGACATCATCGTCGAGGAGGCCGAGAGGAGCGACGCCATCCTCGAAGACCCCGCGCCGTCGGTCCGGCTGACCGAGCTGGCCGACTCCTACGTCGGCCTCCAGTCGCGGATCTGGATCGACGACCCGTCGCGGGCCGACTTCGTGAAGGCGCGCGCCGACTACGTGAAGGCCGTCAAGCGGCGGTTCGACGAGGAGGGCATCTCGATCCCGTTCCCGCAGCGGACCGTCTCGGGGCGCAACGAGTGGACGGACCCCGCGTCGTTCGGCGGGGGCGACTGAACGGACCGTCACGTCGTTCGGCGGGGGCGACTGAACGGACCGTCACGTCGTTCGGCGGGGGCGACTGAACGGACCGTCACGTCGTTCAGCGGGGTCGACTGACGGATCGGCCGCGCCCGGCGGGGTCGATAGTAACGAACTTGAGGGTCCGGTAACTGGGTGTGCCCATGCACGTGGTCGTCATCGGGGCCGGCGAGGTCGGGACGAGCATCGCCGCGAGTCTCGCGTCGGACCACGAGGTCGTCGTCGTCGACGTCGACCCGGACCGAGCCGAGCAGCTCAAGTACGAACTCGACGTGCTCACCATCGCCGGCGACGGCACGTCCTCGGAGATCCAGTCGGCCGCCGAGGTCGACCGCGCGGACATGGTCATCGCGTGTACCGACGACGACCAGACGAACCTCGTCGCCTGCGGCACCGCGAAGACGCTCGGCGGCGGGTTCACGATCGCCCGCGTGAAGAGCACCGACTTCCTGCGCACGTGGGAGGGGAACGAGGGCGCGTTCGGCGTCGACTTCATGGTGTGTACGGATCTGTTGACCGCGCAGAACATCGTCCGGGTCATCGGGCTCCCGGCGGCGGTCGACGTCGACCCGTTCGCGGGCGGGCTGGTCCAGATGGCGGAGTTCGAGATCGCGGAGGGGAGCCCCGTCGCCGGACAGACCGTCTCGGAGGCGGACCGCTTCGAGTCGCTCACCTTCGTCGGCCTGTTCCGAAACGGCGAGATGACCATTCCGCGCGGGGACACCGGCATCACGGTCGGCGACCGCGCGGTGGTGATCGGCAGCCCCGAGAGCGTCCAGTCGTTCGCGACCGACGTCGCGCCGGAGACGACGCCGGACCGCGCGGACGAGATCGTCGTCGTCGGCGGCAGCGAGATCGGCTACCAGACCGCCCGGCTGCTGGAAGAGCGCGAGTTCAAGCCGCGGCTGATCGAGCAGGACCCCGACCGCGCGCGCTGGCTCGCGGAGAACCTCCCGGACACCGTCGTGATGGAACACGACGCGACCGACACGGAGTTCCTCTCGCGCGAGCACGTCGACGAGGCCGACATCGTCGTCACCGCGCTCCGGTCCGACGAGAAGAACCTCCTCATCTCCGTGCTCGCCAAGCGCCTCGGCGTCGACCGCGTGATCGCCGTCGTCGACAGCCCGGACTACGTCACCGTCTTCGAGGAGATCGGCATCGATATCGCGATCAACCCCCGCACCGTGACCGCCGAGGAGATCACGCGGTTCACCTACGAGAGCGTCGCGGAGAACATCGCGGTGCTGGAGAACGACCAGGCGGAGGTCCTCGAACTCGAACTCACCGAGGGGTGCGGGCTCGTCGGGCGACCCATCTCGGAGATCGTCGCCGACAGCGACGTGCGGTTCGTCATCGGCGCGATCACCCGGAACCGCGAACTCGTCACGCCGCGGGGCGACACCGTCCTCCAGGCCGGCGACCACGTCATCCTGCTCGTCGAGTCCGACTCGGTGAGCGACATCGCCTCGATGGCCTGAGATGTCCGGAGGGTCCCGCATCCGCGTCGGCTGGCGTGCGAGCGTGGGGCTCACCGGCGACGTCCTCGCCGCCCTCCCCGTCCCGCTGGCGTTCCCGCTGCTGATCGCCGTCTACTACGGCGAGTCGCCGGTCCCGTTCCTCGCGGCGATCGCGGTCTCGCTCGCGCTCGGCGCGGCGTTCCGGTGGACGCGCGACCCCGCGGAGGACCTCGGACCGCGCGAGGCGTTCCTCGCGGTCGCGCTGATCTGGTTCCTCGTCGCCGCGGTCGGCGCGATCCCGTTCGTCGTGGCGGGTGTCGGCACGGTCGCGAACCCGGTGAACGCTATGTTCGAGTCGATGAGCGGGCTGACGACGACCGGCGCGACCGTCCTCCGAGACTTCTCGCTCCACTCTCGCTCGGTCATGATGTGGCGGCAGGTGATCCAGTGGCTCGGCGGGCTCGGCATCCTGATTCTGGCGACCGCGGTCCTCTCCGAGATCGGGGTCGGTGGGGCACAGCTGATGGAGTCGGAGTCGCAGACCCAGGACGTCAACAAGCTCACGCCGAAGATCTCGCGGACGGCGCAGCTGATCTGGGGGATCTACTTCGGCCTCACGGGGCTCGCGATAGCTGTCTACTTCCTGCTCGGGCTCGCGGTCGACCCGCAGATGGACCTGTACAACGCCGTCGCACACGCGTTCACGTCGGTCGCGACCGCCGGGTTCTCGCCGGAGCCGCTCTCGGTCGGCGCGTTCCACCCGCTGATCCAGTGGGCGGTCGTCCCGTTCATGGTGATCGGCTCGACCAGCTTCGTGCTCATCTACTTCGCCATTAACGGCGAGCCGATGCGCCTCCTGAAGAACGAGGAGTTCCACTTCTACCTCGGCGCGATGGGGACGCTCGCGTCGGTCGTCGCGCTCGGCCTCTTCCTCGATCCGAGCATCGCCTACGGTCCCGAGGCGACCCTCCGGCACGCCGTCTTCAACGTCGCGTCGGTCGTGACGACGACGGGGTACGCCAGCACCGACTACGTACAGTGGGCGCCCGCGGCGAAACACATGCTGTTCATGGGGATGTTCGTCGGCGGGATGGTCGGGTCGACCACCTGCTCGATCAAGTCGTTGCGGTGGCTGGTCGCGCTGAAGTCGTTCAAGCGGAACCTCTACACCGCAATTCACCCGGACTCCGTGCGACCGGTCCGGATCTCGGGGAAGCCGATCGACGAGGGCGCGATCCGCGATATCTACGCGTACCTCCTCCTCAGCATCGTGATATTCTTTCTGCTCGCCATCGTCATCGTCGTCGACGCCGAACGGGCGGACGTCCCGGTCACCGAGTTCGAGGCGCTCGGCGCCGCGGCGACGACGTTCCTCAACATCGGCCCCGCGTTCGGCGACGCCGGGCCGTACGGGACGTTCGCGACGTTCCCGATGAGCACGCGGGCAGTGATGATCGTCTTAATGTGGATCGGTCGGATCGAGATCATCCCCGTTCTCGTGCTGTTCACGAAGGCGTTCTGGACCTCCTGAGCCCCGCCCCGCCCCACCCCCTCCCCGACCGCGGCCGCGACGCGTCGCGACCGCCCGCGCCGTCCGCCGTTCGACAGTTTAATACAGCGAACGGGCGACTCCCATATCGATCGAGTGACTATGTCGGTGGGCGTCAACTGGAAGGCGAGCGTGGGGCTTCTCGGCGTCGGAATCAAGTATCTGGCCGCCACGCTGCTGGTCCCGCTGGTCGTCGCCGTCGCGTACGGCGAGGACGTCTGGGTCTTCCTGGTCTCGATGGCGCTCGTCGCGGGGGTCGGGTTCGCGATCGAACGTGTCGACGCCGACCCCGACCTCGGCCCCCGCGAGGCGCTGCTGTTCGTCTCGCTCGCGTGGCTCGCGGCGGCGGTCATCGGTACCATCCCGTACCTGCTTGCGGGCTATGGCACGGCGTCGACGATCGGGCTCCAGACCGGGTCGGTCGGCGCGTTCACCGAATCGATCGTCAACGCCCTGTTCGAGTCGATGAGCGGGTTCACGACGACGGGCGCGACGGTGCTGGGCGAGATCAGCACTGACCAGCACTCCCACGCCGTGCTGATGTGGCGCCAGCTCACCCAGTGGCTCGGCGGGATGGGGATCATCGTCCTGATGATCGCCATCCTCCCGGAGGTCGCGGTCAACGGCGCGCAGCTGATGGACTCGGAGGCGCCGGGCCCGGAGCTCCAGAAGCTCACGCCGAAGATCGCGGAGACGGCGCGCGCGCTCTGGCTGATCTACTTCGGGTTCACCGTGCTGATGATCGCGGTCCTGTACGGGCTCCACCTCGTTGGAATGGCGCCGAACATGGACCTGTACAACGCCGTCGCGCACGGATTCTCCACCCTCCCGACCGGCGGGTTCTCGCCGCAGGCCGAAAGCATCGGGTACTTTTCCGCGGCCGTTCAGTGGGTCGTCATCCCCTTCATGGTCGTCGCCGGCGTCAACTTCGCGCTGTTCTGGCACGTGCTGCGCGGCGAGGTCGACACGCTGCTGGAGAACGCGGAGT of Halorubrum trapanicum contains these proteins:
- a CDS encoding DUF5788 family protein — its product is MTDAEREALLDRVNSQGATIGASVPDEVEIHGEAVDLSAFIVETRKVDTVPPALDRKVTAARDALRSERERRVERLEAEPIDPETAETLAEEVIGIDRALNALEGIRHPGFADEHHADTLAGHERWLAFVDQVR
- the gatA gene encoding Asp-tRNA(Asn)/Glu-tRNA(Gln) amidotransferase subunit GatA, which codes for MAADLNAFVTEERIEGADDADGPLADATVAVKDNISTEGIRTTCGSEMLADYVPPYSATVVDRLTEAGATVVGKTNMDEFGMGTTTETSAFGPTRNPVDTDRVPGGSSGGSAAAVAAGEADVALGSDTGGSVRCPAAFCGVVGIKPTYGLVSRYGLIAYANSLEQIGPIAGTVEEAAAALDVIAGDDPNDGTTRDLADVEGADPDASYAAAADGDVEGMTIGVPAELFEGADERVVETVEAAIDDLEARGAETTEISLPSVEHAVQAYYVIAMAEASSNLARFDGVRYGNRAESDGNWNESFAETREEGFGAEVKRRILLGTYALSAGYHDKYYEKAQDARAWVRQDFEDAFDDVDVIASPTMPVLPFELGESLDDPLRMYLADANTTPVNLANLPAVSVPAGEADGLPVGLQLVGPKFGEETIVRAASAVEGR
- a CDS encoding SHOCT domain-containing protein codes for the protein MADDETLRERFRRNASGIAAMVVTGTWLAALLLNAEWWLPFMLFGYIVIVPIVSMLFDEEESESVYVESDSGSVRVERGEAAERDEATGDTTDALERLRTRYANGDLTDEQFERKLDRLLETETPEDAAEWAERNRSADRERDAERER
- a CDS encoding RNA-guided endonuclease TnpB family protein codes for the protein MKRTNTFAVRPLSEDGERLLRDLLDASAALWNEVNYQRLMRYNDEEGFEGDVWGADTGHLEGKYKGVLGASTAQQVIRTNSEAWRAFFRLKEQYHDASNTSVTSHPEPPGFRGNEDDGRQLKTVIRNTSYTAEWGERSRLEILVGSELKDRYDHTGRFRLEIAGDPNWPYYEKQGRLDLWYDETDNTFRASQPVTVSDETRATPLAGETAALDIGANNLVACTTTTGEQYLYEGRDLFARFRETTQEIARLQAKLEAGRHSSKRIRRLYRKRTRRRDHAQAALCRNVIERLYAEGVDTVYIGDLTSVLETHWSVEANAKTHNFWAFRKFVDRLACTAEEYGISVEMRSEAWTSQECPQCGSTERTTRHQETLTCPCGFEGHADLTASKTFLERQTEQEVRPMARPVRFEWDDHDWSGTPHPHDSPKEARTDRSTVDRDGKIASGEMA
- a CDS encoding TrkH family potassium uptake protein, with amino-acid sequence MSGGSRIRVGWRASVGLTGDVLAALPVPLAFPLLIAVYYGESPVPFLAAIAVSLALGAAFRWTRDPAEDLGPREAFLAVALIWFLVAAVGAIPFVVAGVGTVANPVNAMFESMSGLTTTGATVLRDFSLHSRSVMMWRQVIQWLGGLGILILATAVLSEIGVGGAQLMESESQTQDVNKLTPKISRTAQLIWGIYFGLTGLAIAVYFLLGLAVDPQMDLYNAVAHAFTSVATAGFSPEPLSVGAFHPLIQWAVVPFMVIGSTSFVLIYFAINGEPMRLLKNEEFHFYLGAMGTLASVVALGLFLDPSIAYGPEATLRHAVFNVASVVTTTGYASTDYVQWAPAAKHMLFMGMFVGGMVGSTTCSIKSLRWLVALKSFKRNLYTAIHPDSVRPVRISGKPIDEGAIRDIYAYLLLSIVIFFLLAIVIVVDAERADVPVTEFEALGAAATTFLNIGPAFGDAGPYGTFATFPMSTRAVMIVLMWIGRIEIIPVLVLFTKAFWTS
- a CDS encoding pyridoxal phosphate-dependent aminotransferase; the encoded protein is MSDAYDFSERIGRVEPSATLAISNLAAEKEAEGADIVDLSVGEPDFDTPANVVEAGKEALDAGHTGYTSSNGVPELKEAIAAKLRGNGVDADADEVIVTPGGKQALYETFQTLISEDDEVVLLDPAWVSYEAMAKLAGGDLSRVDLAPHGFQLEPALDELAETISDDTALLVVNSPSNPTGAVFSDAALEGVRDLAVEHDVAVISDEIYERITYGVEPTSLASLDGMADRTVTVNGFSKAYSMTGWRLGYLHATDEFVGEAGKLHSHSVSCATNFVQRAGIEALENTEESVEEMRAAFESRRDLLVDLFDEHGVDVDVGDGAFYMMIPVDSDDQAWCERAIEEASVACVPGSAFNADGYARISYAASEERLREAVDRLVANDLL
- a CDS encoding YhbY family RNA-binding protein — translated: MSDQELRKEAHDLDVTVWVGKKGVDAVVDETSDQLDDAKLVKVKFLRAARGGTTTDELAEELADAVGADLIETRGNTAVLH
- a CDS encoding TrkH family potassium uptake protein produces the protein MSVGVNWKASVGLLGVGIKYLAATLLVPLVVAVAYGEDVWVFLVSMALVAGVGFAIERVDADPDLGPREALLFVSLAWLAAAVIGTIPYLLAGYGTASTIGLQTGSVGAFTESIVNALFESMSGFTTTGATVLGEISTDQHSHAVLMWRQLTQWLGGMGIIVLMIAILPEVAVNGAQLMDSEAPGPELQKLTPKIAETARALWLIYFGFTVLMIAVLYGLHLVGMAPNMDLYNAVAHGFSTLPTGGFSPQAESIGYFSAAVQWVVIPFMVVAGVNFALFWHVLRGEVDTLLENAEFRTYAGALAVVTALLAVLLFRGAAPVLEIGGATEGVTENALRQAAFQIGSLLNSTGFATSDFAQWDTHAQVLLLFAMFIGGSAGSTGGGIKIVRWLIVAKAIRRELFTSAHPDVVQPVRLSGSVVDEDAIRGIMAFTLLYLVLLAVSAVFLSLDAARVGTQLTALESFSASLATIGNIGPGFGRLGPFGSYLFFPDSSKLLMIFLMWIGRLEIVPVLAVFISGVDGR
- a CDS encoding mechanosensitive ion channel family protein; this translates as MGASAGPLGPLAIAGTLEPYLGPATGIVVDAAIFLAVVVATYVLYKAVVAPLAQRVFDRQGLDEHARRPLQKIVAFLVLFAGVTVAFGAAGYQGFLRSLATIAAAATLAIGFALQDVIKNFVAGVFIYTDKPFRIGDWIEWNGNSGVVEDISFRVTRVRTFDNELLTVPNHALTSDVVKNPVAKKTLRLKFVFGIDYEDDVEKATDIIVEEAERSDAILEDPAPSVRLTELADSYVGLQSRIWIDDPSRADFVKARADYVKAVKRRFDEEGISIPFPQRTVSGRNEWTDPASFGGGD
- the gatC gene encoding Asp-tRNA(Asn)/Glu-tRNA(Gln) amidotransferase subunit GatC, whose amino-acid sequence is MSDTAASDDGEDEPAVDAEEVRHVADLARVRLADDEVDEFAAQFGDILEYFEALDEVPETEREEELVNVMRPDEIEAGLSQEEALANAEETEDGFFVGPKVS
- the trkA gene encoding Trk system potassium transporter TrkA; the encoded protein is MHVVVIGAGEVGTSIAASLASDHEVVVVDVDPDRAEQLKYELDVLTIAGDGTSSEIQSAAEVDRADMVIACTDDDQTNLVACGTAKTLGGGFTIARVKSTDFLRTWEGNEGAFGVDFMVCTDLLTAQNIVRVIGLPAAVDVDPFAGGLVQMAEFEIAEGSPVAGQTVSEADRFESLTFVGLFRNGEMTIPRGDTGITVGDRAVVIGSPESVQSFATDVAPETTPDRADEIVVVGGSEIGYQTARLLEEREFKPRLIEQDPDRARWLAENLPDTVVMEHDATDTEFLSREHVDEADIVVTALRSDEKNLLISVLAKRLGVDRVIAVVDSPDYVTVFEEIGIDIAINPRTVTAEEITRFTYESVAENIAVLENDQAEVLELELTEGCGLVGRPISEIVADSDVRFVIGAITRNRELVTPRGDTVLQAGDHVILLVESDSVSDIASMA
- a CDS encoding DUF5797 family protein, translated to MSLTEEERGRLADVVRLQPTKNGELRDAWEMESGSEVHGYLEEHLKEYYYRDDDSLIRATAEANDLVDVEPGIEPDAVARGAVPETIRVPELESRVVDVLAGPDERSQSVVSVLNALREAFDADPEVDAVRRALRSLERKNVVEVVYRTVPTFRLAVERDEITVEIEE